The stretch of DNA TATATAACAGATTCAACAATGAGCCAACTGTATTAAATGTACTGgattatatattttataGAAAGATATACTCTACTATGAAAAGCTGGATCAATATCATGTGTGGCTTAAATACTCAACTCCGAACAACAAAACCTACCAATGTATTGAACCATAAAGTGCCCAGACTATATCTGTACCAAAATATATCAAATCTTTGTTAggtctttttttattatgaTATGCAAGAACATggaaatgataataatattttacTTTTCATACTAACAATAAGTAATCCtttacaaaagaaattcttGACCATAGGAAATCGAATCGATGTAATCAATGCTTCTTCACGTCTAACTTAACTAATACACAACAgaaatcttttttatttttcaaaatttataaagattaattattagattttatttatagatacatatatatatatatatataattgattactcttttattttttttattttttatggaaattattttttcgGTTTAATAACAAAAGTATGACTACCTGAAGCATCACTTGAAAATCCCAACATTTTATCTGATGTTCTACGTGATTGGGGTTTTTTCCCTGATGTTGAAGATGTACctgttgttgtcgttggtgacgatgatgatttcaaatcCCTTGAAGAtctaaattcattaatcGGACTATTAACagaattgttgttgttgttgttgttgttatgattattataattcATTGAACTTGCTGTTGATCCAGAACCAGTAGAATATGGAGtggatgatgataatactcctcctcctcctcctccaaTTGCTGTTGCTGGTCCACCTAGGCCACTATTGTTGGAACCATATCCAAACCCAATActgccaccaccactagtGATACTTGCATATTGGGAATTTTGTCGAGATGGTGGTTTTAAACTTTTATAAGTAATATCACCAAAATATTCTGAatttgaagttgaattTCTTAAAGGtccattttcattaattggAGAAGACGATGATACAATTCCTCCTGGACCGGCACCACCTCCTGATTTGGGTGATAATAACCCAGAAGCTAATAAATAAGGTGAAGCAAACCCACCACTTTGACTTGATGATCGTGGTATTTGTGGTGTTGTTGGTACCGTACCACCTGATGTTCCTGGAGTACCTATTGTCCCCGTTGTTCCCATAGTTCCAGAACTTTTCCTATTAAAATTAGTATCAAGAGTCAATTTAGGTGCTGAAGTTGCTGCTACTGGAGAAGTACTACCAAAACCAATATCTCCACTCATATCAGGATAATCCAAAGATGCCAGAAATGAAGTATCATTGATATCTTCTAAGCTTCTAATGTAGCCATTAGCTTTTAGTTGTTCATCTCGTAATTTGGTTTCTTCTCTGGCTTTAGCTAACAATTCTTGAGCTTTATTCAAACTGACAGTTGGGGTAGAACAACTACTCACAACAGGAAcagaatcatcaatatcaatagtGGCTTGCATTAATGCTTTGACCCAAGCTCtcatttcttcttctgtttCAACAGCAAAATAATGAGTTTTCGGTTGCGTAAACGTTAACCCCTTTTTAAACCCTGGAGCCGGTGGAACCaatttaaaacaataattacCAGCAAATGTTGTCGAGGCATACATCGCAGCATATCTATCAGCTTTATCAGTATCATCACTAGCACTATCAATAGGTATCACTTTATGAGCAGTAATATCAATCAAAcctttttcctttttatcTTTCAAAGATTGGAAATATGATAATCTGGTACCGTGTAATGTGAAATATCTTGTTCTCCACGCTAAATTGTTATTTGAACGTTTAGACATATAACCACTATGACTGGCAGTTTTAATGGCTTCATCAGGAGTAATCTCACGTATACCTTCTTGAAATGCTGATGTTTTCAGTTTCTTCGACCCTGTTAAACTTCGGAAACTTTGAGTTGACGTGGCACGAATGCCTTTAAGTcttgatgaattattagGTTTTGATTGACTCAATCCTGTAGAATCACTAGCAACACGTCTATCGTCTCCATTACCACCAATTGCATCCATTGACTTGGTGCGAACTGATACGGAATTCAGTTTTTTTGGAGAAAACTTGgcatcatcaatatcaactggtgaattggataaatcaaaaatttgtgATTTTCCTTTCGATTTGGATCCTGATTCATGAAGAGACGATTGACCACTAGTGGTTTCTCTCTTGATCTGGGCTGGCGACACTAACTTactgttattgttgttgttattgctTGAAGAAGTGAAATCTCCATGACCATCATCACCACCCTTGTACAAATTGTTACTTTGGAACTTACTACTCAATAATTTTGGTGTTGGTTTTGCCGAATCATCATTACCAGACGAAAGGTATGAGAATACCGAAGAATGACGTCTGTGATGATGCTTGTGGTTGCTGTTACcgttattgttattgttattgttggttACTGATGAATTTCTCTTGTGGTGTTGttttgaagttgatgatCCATTTCTATTATGATTGGAAAACAGATCATAAATTGATGAAGCTGGTCGTGAGTTGATTCCTGGTGATGAACTTCCCAAGGCATGACTTGAAGCGTTAGTACGTGTCATGTACATGCCATAGTGTGAAGGTGGTCTATCGTATTCGCTTCCAGCACCAAATTTATAACTTGTATCAATTGGGCTCTCACCAGATGGTGGTTGAGGAGCTCTTCTAGGCGACATAAATGTAGAATCAGAAGCCAAGTATTGTTGTGGGGCAACATCCACCGACAGTGATCTTTTCCTCTGATGATGTTGAGAACCACTTCGTTGTtgactattattattgtagTCAGAAGTGTTGGTCAAAACGGCTGATGGCATTAGttgtgtttgttgtttgcCAG from Candida albicans SC5314 chromosome R, complete sequence encodes:
- the BOI2 gene encoding Boi2p (Putative SH3-domain-containing protein; mutation confers hypersensitivity to toxic ergosterol analog; Spider biofilm induced), whose translation is MDGGDTYICIKQFNARLGDELSLKIGDKIQVLADDREYNDGWYMGKNLLTGEAGLYPKTFTQLITNNDSKTLLRSRSRRMMAPKSSDQETTPKDTTTPVVSSNLNPNTPPNYPPTLSSSTEPSHLAEPMSQLNLNKDSQSSQYTGSHLNSQIDRALQELQGSNADLTNSGNSFNEHRNHHYNNNTNNNNNNNNNAATSNNYKQPQLMSKKSNDSLSSQYQYQSQSQQPKHLSGDKSRQSLTDDLDPLKANTWTPKQVSSYFALVLGFDMDVAGKFAQHKITGEILFELDLNLLKELDIDSFGTRFKLYKEIGKLKELNTEGVKDKQLRTDSSSTGSTGKNDTTSSALNSPPTASTTLHDAVPHIDDNDMLNNTGKQQTQLMPSAVLTNTSDYNNNSQQRSGSQHHQRKRSSSVDVAPQQYLASDSTFMSPRRAPQPPSGESPIDTSYKFGAGSEYDRPPSHYGMYMTRTNASSHALGSSSPGINSRPASSIYDSFSNHNRNGSSTSKQHHKRNSSVTNNNNNNNGNSNHKHHHRRHSSVFSYLSSGNDDSAKPTPKLLSSKFQSNNLYKGGDDGHGDFTSSSNNNNNNSKLVSPAQIKRETTSGQSSLHESGSKSKGKSQIFDLSNSPVDIDDAKFSPKKSNSVSVRTKSMDAIGGNGDDRRVASDSTGLSQSKPNNSSRLKGIRATSTQSFRSLTGSKKSKTSAFQEGIREITPDEAIKTASHSGYMSKRSNNNLAWRTRYFTLHGTRLSYFQSLKDKKEKGLIDITAHKVIPIDSASDDTDKADRYAAMYASTTFAGNYCFKLVPPAPGFKKGLTFTQPKTHYFAVETEEEMRAWVKALMQATIDIDDSVPVVSSCSTPTVSLNKAQELLAKAREETKLRDEQLKANGYIRSLEDINDTSFSASLDYPDMSGDIGFGSTSPVAATSAPKLTLDTNFNRKSSGTMGTTGTIGTPGTSGGTVPTTPQIPRSSSQSGGFASPYLLASGLLSPKSGGGAGPGGIVSSSSPINENGPLRNSTSNSEYFGDITYKSLKPPSRQNSQYASITSGGGSIGFGYGSNNSGLGGPATAIGGGGGGVLSSSTPYSTGSGSTASSMNYNNHNNNNNNNNSVNSPINEFRSSRDLKSSSSPTTTTGTSSTSGKKPQSRRTSDKMLGFSSDASGSHTFVIKPKK